CGCAGATGCTGGACGCTGTGGAAAGCAAACTGTTCGGCATCGGGGTAGAGGCATGCACGGTCGGCAGCCACGAATTCTATATGGGGTATGCGATCCGGAACCATACGCTCTTGTGTCTTGATATGGGGCACTTTCACCCCACGGAAAACGTCGCAGACAAGCTGACATCGGTCGCTCTTTCGGTGGATGAAATTCTGTTGCATGTAAGCCGCCCGATGCGTTGGGACAGTGACCATGTGATCCTTCTCGACGACAAGATTATGCAAATGGCGCAGGAGCTTGTGAGCGCAGACCTGTTGGACCGGACACATATCGGTCTCGACTTTTTTGACGCAACGATCAGCCGTACGGCCGCTTGGGTTATTGGCACGCGCAACATGCAAAAGGCGCTACTGCGGGCGCTACTGGCACCGTGGGAGCAACTCAAATCAGCTGAAAATCAGCTCAATTTCACCACCCGTCTCGTGGTGACGGAAGAGATCAAGGATCTCCCCTATGGCGTTGTTTGGGAGGAGTTCTGCAACCGGAAGAGCGTAGCAACGGGTAAGACCCTCGCGGACGAACTTGTCCGATATCAAGCAAGCGTTGAGGCGCGCAGTTAGCGATCAGTGTAGGAAATACTGACTGATCAAGCGTGCAGGTTACAGCCGCTGTGGCGGTATATACTTGCAGTCATCGACCAAAGTTGGAACGCTGCGCCCTTCACCAATGGCGGTGACCTGCCCCCCATTGGTCCCTCGTTTATAATGAGAGTATGCGGGTTTACGGATTTCGGCTGTCTGAGATTGCCGTAGTTCGAATAGCGGCTATGGGCCGTCCGTGTCGAGCAACATAAGGGAGGAAACCTGATGGGGTGGATGGCTCCTGCTCCAATCGGCGTCGCAATGCGCCATACTGCAGATGTCCATATCTGCTTATAGGACGAGCCACCCAATGCAAGTTATCACAACCGGCCTTGATCTGGACAAGAACGTTTTTCAGGTTCATGGCATTACAGAAGACGAAGAGGTTGTCTTCAACCGACCTTTGAGACTGGCGCAGATGTTGCCTTTCTTCTCCAACATCGAACCTTGCCTGATTGTGTCCGTCGTCAGAGTTTTTGGGTCCAGAGGCCGCGTAATCTAGGCGGGAGTCTGGCTCATCAATTTGGTTGCATTATGCGGCGTGCTTGCGGTGATGCAAGCGCCGCGCCTTGAGCGTGTTTCGTTTGATCCTTTCTCTTTGGTTTAGAATGGCTTGTGAGCGTCCGAAGTAGACATCGGACGGCGTGACGTTGTTCAGGCTCTCATGATAACGCTGGTGATTATAGTGATCGACGAAGGCTTCGATCTGCGCTTCAAGATCGCCGGGCAAGAAGTAGTTTTCCAGCAGGATACGGTTCTTCAGGGTTTGATGCCAGCGCTCAATCTTGCCCTAGGTTTGGGGATGATACGGAGCACCGCGTGAGTGCTTCATTCCCTTGTCCTGCAGCCATTCGGCCAAATCGCCAGAGACGTAGCTGGATGCGTTGTCACTCAGCAGACGCGGCTTGTGAACGACATGAACTTGGTCGCAGCCTGATGCCTGCAAAGCCAGTTCCAGCCAGTCCGTCACATCCTCTGCCCTCATGTTCGTGCAGAGCTTCCACGAGATGATGTAGCGGCTGTAATCGTCCAGGATTGTGCTGAGATAGAACCAGCCCCAGCCCAGAACTATTAGGTAAGTGAAGTCCGTCTGCCAAAGTTGGTTGATGGCTGTGGTTTTGTCTTTGGACTCGTTGGCGACCTTGATCACGATGAAGGCCGGGCTGGTGATCAGATCATGCGCCTTCAACACACGATAAACCGAAGTCTCTGATACAAAGTAACTTTCTGTATCCGTGAACGTCACCGCCAGCTCTCGCGGCGAAAGCTCTGTTTCCTTCAGCGCCAGCTTGACGACCTTGCGCCGCACTTCGTCCGGGATTCGGTTCCAGGCATACTTTGGCTTGGGAGATTGGTCTCTTAATCCAGCCTCACCACGCTGCAGATACCTGTCATACCAACGGTAGAATGTGGTGCGGGGAACACCGAGCTTCGCCAATGTTTGGCGGGCCGACAGATGACTTTCTTCGACCAGCCGGATGATCTCCAGTTTCTCAGATGCAGCGTACCTCATTCGTGGTTGTCCCCATCTCCCAGCATGCCTTTTTTGAGCAAGCGAAGTTCGAGCGTTTGTTCTGCCACAACTTCCTTCAGGTCTCGGGCCTCACGACGCAGATCCTTCACCTCGTCGGTGTTGGCCGCGCGGGCCGTGTCGCCTGCCAGCCGCTTCTTCCCAGCTTCCATGAAGTCCTTAAACCATTTGTAGTAAACCCCCTCACGGCGGCACAGCTCTGCAATGCTTTCCTCGCCACGCAGGCCCGCCAAGACGATGCGGATTTTCTCTTCAGCTGAATACTGTTTACGCGTGGCGCGTTTGATGTCTTTGACGATCTTCTCGCCAGGGCTCTCGGTTATCTTTCTCATCGTCCACTCCTCAGTGGTTACGATGAGCCAGAAACACTCTCTTATCAAATTGCCCTATTTGGACCCATAAGTGCTCACGTCAGACAGTCTTTTGCATTTCATGAAACGCAATCTTGCGCATTTTTTCTAAGGAAGGGTCGATTACCTTCAAATTTTTTGGTGCATGATGCATCATTATTGTTGATGCGCTAGATAATCTCTGTAACAGTTCACCTCATGATGCGAGGGATTGCACGAAGCGCCCGGCGGATCCGCTATAGAAAAAGGAACAGCAGATGAAAGCATTCTTCGATGAGCGCCAACTGGGCCATGCGCCTTCGTTCTATTTTCGACGTGGCGCTGCCATGCCGCATCAGGAACAGCCTCAACGGGCAGAGATATTGCGTGACATGTTGCTGCGTGAAGGGTTCGAGGTTGCTGCGCCGCAAGATCACGGCCTGGACCCGATTAAAGCGATCCACAATCCCGATTACGTTGACTTTTTGCCCGATGCCCACGCCCGTTTTGTTGAAAGCGCCGGGGAGGATGCGCTGGCAATACCCACAATGCACCCTGGCCGGCGTCGCGGTAAGGAACCGGCCGATATTCACGGGCAATTAGGCTGGTGGATGACGGATACGTCAACACCGCTGACCGAAGGTTCCTGGGATGCGGCGTATTGGTCGGCGCAAACGGCAATTGAGGCCGCCGAAGAGATCTTAAGCGGTGAACGCGCGGCCTATGCGCTGTGTCGCCCGCCGGGGCACCACGCGATGCGCGATTGCTCTAACGGGTTTTGTTTCTTTAACAACGCCTGCATTGCCGCAAACTACTTGCGCCAGAAATTCAACAAGGTCGCGCTGATCGACATTGACGTGCACACAGGAAACGGGTCGCTGGATATTTTGTACGAACGGGGTGATATCTTCTTTTGTTCATTACATCCCGATCCCGCAAATTACCCTACATTTTACCTCGGCCATGCGGACGAGACAGGCGAGGGTGAAGGTGCCGGAAAGTCACTGAACATCTTGCTTGAGATGGGCGCGGATGAAGCAGCGGTACTAGAGGCGTTGGATCGAGGGATCGCAGCCATCAGCGACTTTGGTGCCGAAGCGCTTGTTGTCTCGCTAGGGTTTGACATGGCCGCGGACGATCCCTTGGCGGGCGTCGCGGTGCATGCAAAAGGCTTTGGCCAGATGGCCGACCGCCTTGCTGCTATGAGTCTGCCGACTGTGCTGGTGCAAGAGGGCGGATACCTTGGCCCTTCGCTTGATGACAATGCGCAATCCTTTCTCACGTCCTTTCGCGCGGCCCTAAAGTGAGGGCACTCACCGTCGGTGGGACGGCGGCGTACCGGAGTGATCCCTGATGATAAGGGCTGCGGGAAAATCCGACCTTCATTCTGAACTGTTGAGCCATGATGCCCCCGACATCAGCGCCGCGCGCGCGGCAGAAATCGCGCGTGATGTTTTTGGTGTTGCCGGTACGGTCAAATGTCTGACGGCGGAAAAGGATGCGAACTTTTGCATCCGGCCTGATGGCGGTAATCCCCTACTGCTGAAAATCAGCAATGCTGCGGAGGCGCGCGGCGTGATCGACATGCAGACAGCCGCCTTGATCCACCTTCAGTCGGTGGATCCGTCCTTGCCAGTCCCGCAGGTGTATAACGCCCTAAATGGGAATACCGCGCAGCTCGTCCTTGGCGCAGACGGGCGCGAGCACGTGGTCCGGATGCTCAGCTTTCTTGAAGGTCGTGTTTTAAGCAATGGACCCGTAGCCGACGGAGTGCATCGTGAAATCGGTGCATTGCTGGCGCGGCTCAATGTCGCGATGCGGGGGTTTGCGCATCCATCAGCGGACCATGTGCTGCAATGGGATATCAAGCAGGCATCGCTGTTACGTCCGATGTTGCCCGCGATCCAAGACAGTGACCTGCACAAAAGGCTGACCGCGCTAATTGATCGCTTTGATCTAAAGATCGCGCCGAAACTCAGTCAACAGCGGGCGCAGGTTGTTCATAATGATTTCAATCCGCACAACTTGCTGGTTAATGATATAGGCGCGCCGTATTTGTCAGGCATTATCGACTTTGGCGATATGGTCCACACGCATATCGCCTGCGACCTGGCGGTGGCCTGTGCCTATCAGATTGCGCATGGCGCAGAGCCGCTATTTCATATCGCGCAGATCCTGCGCGGGTATTCTTCGGTTCTGTCGCTGGAAGAACCTGAAATTGACCTGCTGCCCGAACTAATATGCCTGCGCCACGCGACGACCCTCATCATCGGGGCGATGCGCGCGAAACGCTATCCAGAAAACGCAGCCTATATCCTGCGCAATTCAAACAACGCGCTGCATGGATTGGCCGCAATGGATCTGCTGGGAATTGAGGCGGCGCGAGATGTGTTGCACCGCGCAGCACAGCCAAACGAACGGAGTGAGCCAAAATGAGCATGGCAAATGCGTATAACGCCGACCAAGACACGACGTTGGGCGCGCAGGATGCGGCGTTGATTGCGCGCCGTACCGCCGCACTTGGTCCGGCGTATCGGTTGTTCTACCAAGAACCGCTCCATCTGGTGCGCGGCGAAGGGGTTTGGCTTTGGGATACATCTGGCAAGGAGTATCTGGATGCTTATAACAACGTTGCTTCGGTCGGTCATTGCCACCCCAAGGTTGTCAAGGCCATCAGCGGACAGTTAGGTATCCTGAACACTCACACGCGATATCTGCATGACAGTGTGGTCACTTATGCCGAGCGGCTGTTGTCGACGATGCCGGCAGAACTGGCCCATGCCATGTTCACCTGTACAGGGTCGGAAGCCAACGATCTGGCACTGCGCATTGCGCGGTCTTACACCAAACGCGAAGGTATTATCGTCACTAAGTATGCCTATCACGGCGTCACGGAAGCAGTATCGCAACTGTCTCCTTCGCTTGGCGCTTATGGAACTGAAACGCCACGTGTGGCGATGATCCCTGCGCCGGATGGGGCTGGGACGTCAGCGGGGGAAGAGGGTGCCAAGTTTGCCGCAGAGCTTGCCAAAGCGATTGCAGCGTTGCGTGCGACGGGGATCGAACCGGCAGCATTGATTGTTGATACCGTATTTTCAAGCGACGGTCTGTTTACCGATCCAGTGGGTTTTTTGGAACCAGCCGCAGATCTTATCCGCGCGGAAGGAGGGCTCTTTATTGCCGATGAGGTGCAGGCCGGATTTGGGCGAACCGGCGACGCTATGTGGGGATTTCAGCGGCACGGGCTGATCCCCGATTTGGTGAGCATGGGCAAACCGATGGGTAACGGCTTTCCAGTGGCTGGCGTCGCGATGCGCCCTGACTTGATTGCTGAATTTGGCACCAAAGCGCGCTATTTCAATACATTCGGCGGCAACCCTGTGGCTGCGGCTGCAGGCATGGCGGTTCTAGACGTTTTACGGGATGAAGGGTTGCTGGAGAATTCAAAACAAATTGGCGGGTTTCTAAAGGCCGAACTGGAAACACTTTGCGCAAAGCGGAATGATGTTGCTGCTGTCCGTGGGGCCGGATTGTTTCTGGCTGTGGACATCGCATCGCAGGACGGCGAATGCACGCTGGATGCCGCGCGTGCCATCGCCGTGGTCAACCACATGCGCGCGAACGGCGTTTTGATCAGTGCGACCGGTCCGCATGCCAGTACTTTGAAAATTCGACCGCCGCTCGTGTTACAAAAGGACCAAGCATGCCAGCTACTGACTGCAATCAGTGACGCATTTGATGCTACGGCATAACCAAGATTGGACATGGATCAAATGACACCGCTCGAAACGGGGCAGCGTACGCTTCTTTTGACAGGGGCCAGCCGGGGTATTGGCCATGCAACGGCCAAGAAGTTTTTAAATGAAGGTTGGCGGGTGATCGGATGTTCGCGCCAGCCATTTTCAGGAGAATGCCCCTGGCCTGGTGGCTCGGATGACCACATTCAGGTCGATCTGAGCGATCCTCAAAACACCATGGAAGCTGTAAACGAGGTTAAACAAAAGCTGAATGGCAGCCCCTTGCATGCTTTGGTAAACAACGCAGGAATTTCCCCCAAAGGCCCTGAGGGCGAGCGGTTGAGCACGCTGGACACCGATTTGCGGGCCTGGGGCGAGGTGTTCCATGTTAATTTCTTTGCGTCGGTTGTTCTCGCGCGCGGACTTCAGAACGAATTGTCGAGCGGCAAGGGCGCGATCGTGAACGTTACCTCAATTGCCGGTTCGCGCGTGCATCCGTTTGCAGGGGCCGCATATGCAACATCAAAAGCGGCGTTGGCTGCATTGACCCGTGAAATGGCACATGACTTTGGTCCGCTTGGCGTGCGGGTAAATGCCATCGCCCCCGGCGAGGTTGAAACCAGCATCCTGAGCGAGGGAACAGACAGGATCGTGGCCAAATTGCCAATGCGGCGTTTGGGGCAACCAAGCGAAGTCGCAAACACCATCTTCTTTTTGTGCACAGAACAGAGTTCTTACGTGTCAGGCGCGGAGATCGAAGTGAACGGCGCGCAGCATGTCTAATATCCGGCTGCCGTGTTTACCGCAGTGGAGGGGCGCTCCCCCGCAGATAGTTCGCGCACCGAACGGTCCAGCGCCTGGGCGACGGCAGAAGGTGAGGTAACGGATGCTTCGTGCGGGGTGATGACAATTTTGGGATGGCCCCAGAAGGGGTGGTCTTTGGGCAAGGGTTCGACACGGAAAACATCAAGGGACGCGCCGGAGAGCTGGCCCGAGTCAAGGGCATGAAGCAGATCATCTTCAACAAGATGCTGACCGCGCGCGAGTTGGATCAGTGCCGCACCTTTTGGCATTGCGTCAAACAAATCAGAGTTGAGGATGTCGAGCGTGGCGTCGGTCATGGGCAGAATATTGATCAAGATATCAGAGCGTGCCGCAACCTGCTGTATGGCGCCAGGGCCAGCGATGCGGGAGACACCATCTTCGCTGGTGCCCGCTGTGCGGGTGGCAACAACCACGTTGAACCCCAAAGCACCAACCGCGGCTGCAATCGTGCGCCCCATCAGCCCATAGCCTAATATCCCGACAGTAATTGTCGACGGTGGTCGCAGTGTTTTCAGGCTGATACGCTCCCAATCTTTGTTAGCCTGCGCAGCCAGATAACATCCCATATGGCGGTGATGCCAGACCACATTCCAGACGGCAAATCCTGCCATGACTGCAGCTTGTTCGTGATCGTGGACCCGCGTAACAACCGCCGATTCCGGTAGACCCGGGGTGCGCAGTACGCCATCAACACCAGCTGCGATAACTTGAACCAATTCGATGTTGGGATAGGCCTCAAACGCGTCGTCCGTCGGTTGCCAAACAAGCGCAAAGCGGATGCGGGCAGGGTCCGGCACATCCTCGGGGCGGTACATCCGAATGTTTGGAAGAGCGTCCATTTCGCTGCCAAAAAGTTCCGGCAGATCCAACTTTGAGCATAGATAGACGCCTTCCATCACTTCTGTACTGAGCTGGCTTTGTGAACCACTCATCGTGCGGCCTCCCTTTGCGCAGCGAGCGCCCGTTCATGATCCTTGCCCGGAATCGCATCCAGCAATGATTTAGTGTAGTCCGTTTGCGGTGCGCCGAGTACCTGGGCAGAAGGGCCGAATTCTACCATTTTGCCGCGTTGCATGACGATAATCCGGTCACATACCTGCGCGGCCACACGCAGATCGTGCGTAATAAAGATCATCGACAGGTTCAGTTGTGACTTGAGGTCGGCCAGCAGGTCAAGGATTTGCGCCTGAATAGAAACATCAAGGGCTGAAACGGCCTCATCCGCGACGATCACCTCGGGATTGAGTGCAAGTGCGCGGGCGATGCCGACACGCTGACGCTGTCCGCCCGAAAACTCATGCGGGAACCGTTCAATCGCCGTTGGATCAAGACCGACAAGCGTCAACAGCTCTTGGGCACGTGTGCGCGCGGTTTGTTTGTCGTCGCCATATGCGATCAGCCCGTCGGTCAGGATCGTGCCGATGCGCGCACGCGGGTTGAGAGATGAGTATGGATCCTGAAACACCATCTGAATTCGTCGACGGTGCTGGTGCAGGGCCTCGCCTTTAATCTTGGAAATGTCTTGGCCACCAATTTCGACAACACCCTTTTGAGGATTTAATAGCCGCACGAGGCACCGTCCCAGTGTCGATTTACCGGATCCGCTTTCGCCGACAATGCCGATCGTTTCGCCCTTGAACAGATCGAAAGTAGCATTTTGAACTGCATCCACCCGCCGTGGTTTGACAAAAAAACCTGAGGTGCGGCTGGTGAAAGTCATGCTGAGGTCGCGCACGCTGAGGATCGGCACTTCGTCCTCCGGGCTTTGTTTGCCCTGGTGAAACGACAGCCCCGGGATCGCATCAAGCAGCGCGCGGGTGTAAGGGTGCTCGGGGTTGAGCAGCACGTCATCCGCCGCGCCGGCCTCGACGACTTTGCCTGTTTGCATCACGATCACACGATCCGCGATATCCGCCACCACGCCAAAATCATGGGTGATGAACAGCACCGCCATGCCGTGATTTTTCCGCAGCTCTTCGATCAAGTCGAGGATCTGCGCCTGCGTGGTCACATCCAATGCAGTCGTTGGTTCATCTGCAATCAGGATCTTGGGCTCAAGCGCCAGCGCCATCGCAATCACGACACGTTGGCGTTGCCCGCCCGACAGTTGAAACGGATAGGCGCGAATTGTTGTTTCCGGGTCAGGCAGGCCGACCTCGTGCAAGAGTTCCAATGCACGCTTGCGCCGCTCGGGCGGGGTGAGCAGATTGTGCGCTTCGAACACTTCAGCGATCTGGTCACCAATGCGCATCAACGGGTTCAACGCACTCAGAGGTTCTTGAAAGATCATTGCGATATCACGACCGCGCAGGGCGATCATCTCTCGCTCCTCCAGGGTCAGGATATCCTGACCCTGGAACCTGATGCTGCCACCAGCAGCTGTAACACCTTCGGGCAGCAGACCCATCAGGGCATTGGCTGACATCGACTTGCCAGAGCCGCTTTCGCCCACGATGCACAGGATTTCACCCGCGTCCAGCGTAAAGGAAACGTCCTCGACCGCCAACGCACGGTCGGCCCCGGAAGGCAGCGCAATGTTAAGGCTCTCGATTTGCAGTAAGCTCATGATGTTCGCCTCCGAAGGCGTGGATTGAGCGCGTCGTTCAAGCCCTCGCCAATTAGATTGAGGGAAAGAACCGTCAGGACGATGGCAATGCCGGGGATGAAGCTGAGCCACCATGCGGTGCGCAATACTGTTCGTGCGGCCCCGATCATATAACCCCAGGACATCACATTCGGATCGCCCAGCCCCAGAAAGCTGAGCGAGCTTTCAAGCAGAATGGCGGTCGCTACCATCAAGGACGCAAGAACAATGATGGGGGGCAGTGCGTTGGGCAACACTTGGCGCAGGATGATGCGCAGGTCGCTTTGCCCCGACAATCGGGCTGCCTCAACAAATTCGCGACTGCGCAGCGATAGGACCTCGCCGCGCACAAGGCGGGCAACAGGCGGCCAGCTGACGATGGCAATCGCAAGGATCACATACCCGAGTGAGGGTTGAAAGATGGCAAGCAGAACGATCGCCAAGGCAAAGCTGGGGATCGTTTGAAAGAATTCGGTGAAGCGCATCAGCGCATCATCGACCATTCCTGCATAATACCCTGCCAAAGCCCCGATCGGGATGCCAATCGCCAAGGCCACTACCGTAGAGACAAGTCCCACCAATAGCGAAACACGTGCACCATGGAAAAGCCCGGATAGCACATCGCGCCCCAAGGCATCTGTGCCGAGCAGCAGTCCTTCGGTTGAAAACGGCGGCAGAAACGGGCGCTGAACCATTGACCAAGGGCTGCGGGGAAACAGGATCGGCGCGGCAGCGGCGCAAATGATGACAATAGTCAAAATGACCAAGCCTATGACAGCGCCACGATTTTGGCGAAAGCGGGACCAGAATACGCTCATGACGTCAACCTGATGCGAGGATCAACGATACTATAAAGAATATCTGTGATCAGATTAAACAGCAGCACCATCGCTGCAGAGATAAAGAAGACGCCAAGGATCACGTTGTAATCGCGTTGGTTGATCGCCTCAAACATTAGCCGCCCGATGCCCGGCCAGGCAAAGACCGTTTCAGTCAGCACAGCACCACCAACAATTTGTCCCGCTTGCAAGCCGGCTAGTGTTATCACTGGCAGCAGGGCATTGCGCAGGATGTGACGCCGTTGGATGAGTGAATTGCGCAGGCCCTTGGCACGGGCTGTTTTTACAAAATCTAGGCGCGAGACCTCAAGCATGGAGGCACGGGTCATGCGCATGTAAATGGCGGTAAAGAACAGGCCCAAAGTACCCGCAGGTAAGATCAGGTGTTTCCCAATATCCAGAACGCGTTCGAAACCAGTATAGTTTGCGCCAATGGTTTCGTACCCGAATCCTGGCAACCATCCCAGAAAGACAGAGAACACCAAGGACGCCATCAACGCGACCCAGAACAATGGCGTGGCATAAAATAATAAAGCGACACTCGAGATCAGTGTATCCCACCACGTTCCCTGCGCTTGCGCAGCCAACACGCCAGCGACCACCCCGACTACGATTGAGATTAGAAAGGCCGTTGATGTTAACAGCAATGTGGCAGGCAACCGGTCCCAAATAAGCTCGGCCACGGGCATTTGCTGGCGATAGGAATATCCCAGATCAAGCTGTATGGCCCCCTTCACATAAGTCCAAAGCTGAACGGAAAAGGGTTGATCCAGACCAAAACGCTCTTGTAGGTCCATCAAAAATTTTTCATCTGCCGCACCTGCTTCGCCAGCCATAACCGCGGCGGGATCACCCGGCGCAGCGTGGATCAACACGAAATTGAGAACGAGGATCGCGAGCAGAATAAAGACGGCTTTTACAAGCCGTGCCGCGGTGAAGCGTAACACGATAGCGACCTTTCGGTACCTGGAGGAAAGAGGGGATCACCGCGCCAATCTGTCGGCACGATGATCGTTCGCGGATGGCGTTAGCGGTCAAGCCATGCGTCACGCATGCCATCGTTGACGCCGATCGCCGTGCTGATCGGATTTTTCAAATCGCAGCGGTAGATCGTGGGAAAGGCAAGCTCCAGCATCCATGCGACAGGAACATCATCAACGATGATATTTTGCGCCTTGGTATACATCTCTTGACGGGTCGCATCATCGGCCTGAATGGCGGCCTCCGCAAACAGGGTATCGACCTCTTCGTTCACGTATCCCGACACGTTGTTCCAGGGGCTGCCCTTTGCAATGTTGCTGGAAATATAGGTACGCGCTACGCCCAATGCCGGATCGCCGTATTGGTACAGATAGGTAAAGGCCATGTCGAATTCCCAATCGGAGACCTTTTGGTTCCAACCGGCAACATCCGTTGCCACGATGTCGACCTTGATGCCGATATCTGACAGATTCTGGCGTGTGGCCTCTGCCCAACGTTGCCATGTTTCGCCATAGGGCAAAGGCAGCAGGCGCAGCGTTTCACCGTTATAATCAGACGCCGCCAGATATTCCTTGGCCTTCTCAGGGTCAAAGGAAATGTCAGGTGTATTTGCCTCGTGGAAGCGCGTGACGGAGCTGACCGGCCCTTTTGCGACTTTGCCGTTGCCGTTCCACAGGGCGTCACGGGCAAACTCACGATCCAGTGCGTACATCACAGCCTTGCGCAGGTTTTTGTCCTGCATCGGACCTTCGTGCATGTTCAGCCACATCCATGAATGAGGTCCAAAGAACTCCCAGCCCTCATCTGTTGAGCACACGTTGTCCATTGCCATCAGGCGCGGGATGTCAAAATTTTCAACCGAACCACCAGGGAGAAGGTCAACCTTGCCGGTTTCGAAAGCAACAGAGCGAGAAGCGGCATCCGGGATCACCTGATAGTAAATCTCGTCGAGATAGGGCTTACCTTCCATGTAGTAGTCTTCGTTTTTGACCAGATGGATATAGCTACCGCGCTGCCACTCCTCGAATTTGAATGGGCCGGTCCCGATCGGCGTATTGTTCGCGGGGTTATTCGCGTAATCCGTGCCCTCGTAGATATGTTTGGGAACAATGGGCATTGTGCCGGCTTCAAAGATGCCGAGAAACGGCCCAAACGGTTGGTTCAAAGTGAACACAACGGTTTTATCATCCGGTGCTTCGATTCTTGCTACATGCACGAGTGATGCGCGCAGCCGTGCATGGGTTTCGCGCAGGAAAACATCGACCGAGAAAACAACATCCGCAGATGTGAACGGCGTGCCATCGTGCCAAACGGCATTATCTTGCAGGGTGAAAGTATAGGTGAGGCCGTCTTCGGACTTGGTCCATTCCTTTGCCAGTGACGGCATCGGGCCCAGATCGCTGTCATAGCGCAAAAGGCTCTCGTAAATCTGGCCTGCGACCATTTGGGTCGGGCCGTTCTGGATCAGCCCCAGCATGAGCCCTGGTGGTTCAGGTTGGATAACCGCGTTAAGCGTGCCGCCCTGTTTGGGGGTGTCCTGCGCAGCCAGCGCCGATGCCATGGCGACCGCCGCGGCGGATGCTAAAAATCGAAGTGCCTTCATAGTGTATCTCCCTGGAGATGGGTTGCGATTTTCCGCCCTGCTTATTGTGCAAGGTCGGGGTAGTGTTTGAGTGCGAGGCGCAGATAGGCCTCCCACTCGGGGTCTGGAACGTCTGGGTTGCCGCGATCGCGCGTCATGCTTTCGTATTGGCTCGCCGTATGTTCGGCGAGCTCCTCGGACACGTGGTTCAGCGCGGCACCAGACGAAAGAAGTGCGACCTGTGCTTTGCAGGTCCGCTCAAGGTTGAACATGAGGGCAAAAGCCTCTCCGACGGTGCCGCCACAGGTCAACAGCCCGTGATTGCGCAGGATCATCACATTGCGCGTACCGAGATCGGCGACCAGACGTTCGCGTTCGCTCAGATCAAGGGCAATGCCTTCGTAGTCGTGGAAGGCGACGCGGTTATGGAACTGCATAGCCCATTGGTTGAGCGGCAGTATCCCCTGCGCCATCGAGGAAACGGAAACGCCCGCTACGGTATGGGTGTGTAAGACACAGCCAACCTCGGGACGGGCGGCATGCACGGCACTGTGAATGGTAAAGCCGGCCTTGTTGATCCCTTTGCCGAACGTGTCCTGGATGATTGTCCCGTCCAGATCTACGGTCACAAGGTTGGAGGCGGTCACTTCGTCGAACCGCAAGCCAAAAGGATTGATAAGAAAGCCATGCTCGGCTTCTGACGCTGGAGCCCGCGCCGAGATGTGTGTAAATATACTGTCATCTAA
The Sulfitobacter noctilucicola genome window above contains:
- a CDS encoding ABC transporter ATP-binding protein; this encodes MSLLQIESLNIALPSGADRALAVEDVSFTLDAGEILCIVGESGSGKSMSANALMGLLPEGVTAAGGSIRFQGQDILTLEEREMIALRGRDIAMIFQEPLSALNPLMRIGDQIAEVFEAHNLLTPPERRKRALELLHEVGLPDPETTIRAYPFQLSGGQRQRVVIAMALALEPKILIADEPTTALDVTTQAQILDLIEELRKNHGMAVLFITHDFGVVADIADRVIVMQTGKVVEAGAADDVLLNPEHPYTRALLDAIPGLSFHQGKQSPEDEVPILSVRDLSMTFTSRTSGFFVKPRRVDAVQNATFDLFKGETIGIVGESGSGKSTLGRCLVRLLNPQKGVVEIGGQDISKIKGEALHQHRRRIQMVFQDPYSSLNPRARIGTILTDGLIAYGDDKQTARTRAQELLTLVGLDPTAIERFPHEFSGGQRQRVGIARALALNPEVIVADEAVSALDVSIQAQILDLLADLKSQLNLSMIFITHDLRVAAQVCDRIIVMQRGKMVEFGPSAQVLGAPQTDYTKSLLDAIPGKDHERALAAQREAAR
- a CDS encoding ABC transporter permease, which encodes MSVFWSRFRQNRGAVIGLVILTIVIICAAAAPILFPRSPWSMVQRPFLPPFSTEGLLLGTDALGRDVLSGLFHGARVSLLVGLVSTVVALAIGIPIGALAGYYAGMVDDALMRFTEFFQTIPSFALAIVLLAIFQPSLGYVILAIAIVSWPPVARLVRGEVLSLRSREFVEAARLSGQSDLRIILRQVLPNALPPIIVLASLMVATAILLESSLSFLGLGDPNVMSWGYMIGAARTVLRTAWWLSFIPGIAIVLTVLSLNLIGEGLNDALNPRLRRRTS
- a CDS encoding ABC transporter permease — encoded protein: MLRFTAARLVKAVFILLAILVLNFVLIHAAPGDPAAVMAGEAGAADEKFLMDLQERFGLDQPFSVQLWTYVKGAIQLDLGYSYRQQMPVAELIWDRLPATLLLTSTAFLISIVVGVVAGVLAAQAQGTWWDTLISSVALLFYATPLFWVALMASLVFSVFLGWLPGFGYETIGANYTGFERVLDIGKHLILPAGTLGLFFTAIYMRMTRASMLEVSRLDFVKTARAKGLRNSLIQRRHILRNALLPVITLAGLQAGQIVGGAVLTETVFAWPGIGRLMFEAINQRDYNVILGVFFISAAMVLLFNLITDILYSIVDPRIRLTS
- a CDS encoding ABC transporter substrate-binding protein codes for the protein MKALRFLASAAAVAMASALAAQDTPKQGGTLNAVIQPEPPGLMLGLIQNGPTQMVAGQIYESLLRYDSDLGPMPSLAKEWTKSEDGLTYTFTLQDNAVWHDGTPFTSADVVFSVDVFLRETHARLRASLVHVARIEAPDDKTVVFTLNQPFGPFLGIFEAGTMPIVPKHIYEGTDYANNPANNTPIGTGPFKFEEWQRGSYIHLVKNEDYYMEGKPYLDEIYYQVIPDAASRSVAFETGKVDLLPGGSVENFDIPRLMAMDNVCSTDEGWEFFGPHSWMWLNMHEGPMQDKNLRKAVMYALDREFARDALWNGNGKVAKGPVSSVTRFHEANTPDISFDPEKAKEYLAASDYNGETLRLLPLPYGETWQRWAEATRQNLSDIGIKVDIVATDVAGWNQKVSDWEFDMAFTYLYQYGDPALGVARTYISSNIAKGSPWNNVSGYVNEEVDTLFAEAAIQADDATRQEMYTKAQNIIVDDVPVAWMLELAFPTIYRCDLKNPISTAIGVNDGMRDAWLDR
- a CDS encoding class II aldolase/adducin family protein, producing the protein MKADAISDIPTERLHLAAAYRLIAHFGLDDSIFTHISARAPASEAEHGFLINPFGLRFDEVTASNLVTVDLDGTIIQDTFGKGINKAGFTIHSAVHAARPEVGCVLHTHTVAGVSVSSMAQGILPLNQWAMQFHNRVAFHDYEGIALDLSERERLVADLGTRNVMILRNHGLLTCGGTVGEAFALMFNLERTCKAQVALLSSGAALNHVSEELAEHTASQYESMTRDRGNPDVPDPEWEAYLRLALKHYPDLAQ